Sequence from the Candidatus Latescibacterota bacterium genome:
CTGCTTCAAAGACTTTGTCTGCAAGGTCTCTAACCAGTTGTCCGTTGACATTAAACACTGATATCTTGACATTCGACTTGAACGGAACGTCGAATCTTATTGTCGTCACAGGATTAAACGGATTCGGAACATTCTGCCGGAGCATGAATCCAGCGATATCAGGAATTGCCGATGTCACGGAACTCGTAGTAAAATCCCCTGATTCATCATACATTGCCAATCCCGCATCGTCTCTCGCAATAATCATTATCCTTGAGGCAGTCGAGGCGCTGTCAGGCACGGTCCATTCGAATGATCCATCATTCGGTTCACCCAGAGACACCGTATCCGGATAGGTGACACCAGCATCGAAAGAGCGTATTATATCGATTGATGTCACTCCGATATTATCAGAAGCCGTCCAGGTTATAGTGCAGAGATCATCAGCTTCGAGTTCCTCCCCGCCGACAGGATAAGCCAACACTACAGATGGTTGTTCCAGGTCGGGCCAGGTGTCGACCAGCCACTCGAGAGATCTGGCCATCAATGTGTCTCTCACCGAGCTTGTATTGATGGCTTCCAGACCAAATGCGAGATATACCATTCTGTGAAAGCCCGCATATCTTAACCCCGCCTCGGTTCCAGCGGAGTATTCGAGGATCCCCGAAGCACCCGTTCTTGGCTCGATCTCACTTGGCCAATCCTGATTGCCGCTTCCATCACCCCCGCCGATCCCAAATGACAGCCCATCACCGATCGGATCACCCGATATTCCTGTCAGAGTCCTGAACCCGGAATCATCCTGTATATAGTCAGCATGCATATATGCATTGTAGAAAACGATCTCTGCGACAAACCCCTCGTTATTCAGCTGCCAGCCGATATCCTGTCCAGACATCAACATCCTGCCGCCAAGTTCAAGATAACCGGATATCGAGGTCCTGTTTTCGGCCTCGATATCCCCTGAAATACCAGTCAGCCAGACTATTGCTGAATATTTGTTCATAAGAGCGACGGAGGGATACCCGAGATCATCCTCGCTCCACTTGTCAAACAGATATCCGTTATTCAAAAGGGCTGTACTGAAATAGTCATCGTAATTAGATCCGGCATCGTCATCGACAAGCAAAATCGGGATATCCCCGATCATGACCTCAAAAGTATCAGAGCCGGTGTAACTTCCTCCATCGGCAGATACATCGATCTGGAATTCTACTATTGCACCGGGAGCCGCGAATTCACTTATAGTGAGCTGGAAATCTGTAATCCCCGCATACTGATCACCGGGTTGGAAATCGGGATAAACGGATGCAGGTTGAATGATTTCAACAAGATCATCCTGACTCTGTAAAATTACTGTGACCCCGGTCCTTGAAGAAGAAACCGGCTCGCAGAACAAAGTCACTTCCAGGACGACAGTCTCGCCCGGATCGGGCCTCCCATCCCCATCTCCCAATGAGTCATCTATCTCCATTCCATGATACACAAGCCTGTCACCGGGATTGTACGTGATCCTCTGAGTCGCGTATCCGACCCTGCACGATCCATACTTGATCCAGAAATACCCGTCCAGCCCCCAACCAGTACCCCAGCTGTTTTTTATCAGCCAGGCACCTTCCCCTCCACACATCATATCGTCCCATCCGACGATCACTACAGCATGGTTTATCGGTTCTTCGTCCGCGTGTTCATAGCAACCGCCTATATAATCCCTAAAATCATCATATACTGTGAACGTAGTCGCTACAGGAGAAATCATGACCGCCTGCTTGATGGATTCTACATTATTCGGCACATCGTACCATTCCCCAGCAGATGCCACCTTTGTACACAGAGCATCTGTACAGGGCACATCGTCATCCGCCTGGTACGGCATGCAGGTCTCCAGAACAGCTCCGTACTCACTGATATACTCCCACGCCCATGAATACCACCCTCCATTACAACCCGACCCCTGCGTCCTGCATGAAAGCACCTGCTGCTCCGAGAGATCGTACTCGATCGCCTCGTTCTGCAGGATGACTGCCTCAAGAGCGCCAAAAGCGGCGAAGTCCCAGCAACTGCCACATCCTCCCTGGTTTTTTACTGAAGAGACTATCCCTGAATCACGCCAGTCCCAGGTCGATGGCGCAGCCATAAGAAATGGCCTGTCATCAACTGTAGCAGGTCGTGAATTTATTCTTCTTTCGAGCTCTATCGGCACTTTTGCTCTGCACATTGAAAGGAATTCCTCTGCGGTAAGTTCCGACAGGGAAGTCTTTCCCGCTATCCATCCATACCCGTTCCGGTCTATCCGCCTCTGGACCTCCTCAATGGAGGACATATCATCGTCACGGGCAGCTGAAGACAGGCCTGAAAAAATAAATATTGCCGACAGACAGACGACAATCGTTTTGAAAATTGATTTTCCCGTCATCGTGACACTCCTTTATTAGAACGTCTTACTTGTTGTAATATAGCACGTTACGGGCTGCTGCGTCAAGGAGTATAAGACTGGACGGCAGTAGGCGAGTCAATTCATCCTTTTAAAATAGAAAAGAGCTGTCATCTTGACTATTCCCATTACAGCAATGACAAGGATAAGCTGCCAGTCCCATTGTCGCGTAGTGAAATACCTGTAATATATAAGTCCACCCAGAAGAACCGCACCGACTCTTATTGCAATCTTCATTGATTTCAACTGATGCATGAGAAATCGTTCGTCCGGCATTGCCATCACTCCTCGATCCTGAAAATGTCATCGGTACTGACGGTGAAGTATCTCGCTATCCTCAGGGCCAGAGGCAGGCTCGGAATATACTTCCCCTTCTCTATAGAGATTATTGTCTGCCTGGAAACATCGACAGCTGAAGCGAGTTCCTCCTGGGTCAGCCCATGTTCCTTTCGGAAGTTCCGTATCCTGTTTTCAACTTTAGTATCCAATTCACAGCCCCCAAAAGAAGTAAAGCGTGCTTTACATGATAAGCGTGGTGCTGAAACATGTCAAGTCTCGAACAATTTCCCACTCATGTTTTTTGATTACGAGAAGACTGGCTAGCCCGTTCTACCGATCAGTGTTTTGTATCTCCTGTCTTTTCCAATATCCATGAGCTGATAAAATCAAGCACTTCAGGGGAAAACGTCTCAGCAATGGAGGCATATTCAGAAGGGGATCCGCTGTCACAATGTTGGAAAAGATGGTTGAGTCCCGGAAAGACTTTCAGCTGGTAGTCGGAATTACCTCCGGCCTCAAGGGCTTTCCTGATCGCACTTATATTCTCAACCGGAGGTACCTGAAGATCCTTCTCCCCCCACAGTGCCAGAACGGAACAACTGAGCCGCGAAATGGCAGGTGCCGGATCATAGGACATGAAAAATCTGAACCAGGACGTCAGGTAGATGTCGGCTCGCTGCTCTATGATCCCCGGCTTGTACCCGATCTTCACCAGTTCATCCTGCGTGTAGCTGGAAAGGAAAGCAGATGAAGCCTCGATCATCTTTTCTTTTGCCAGAGCAGAATTATTCTCTCCAAGAATTATCGAATGTTCCAGTCTTTTCTGCTCCATCAGCCTGTCGACAAGATCCTGTTCGAATCCGCTTGCCATAAAGATCAATTCGCTTTGAAGAAGAAGAATATCACCGCCGTTGAGCCCCGGTCCTCCTAGAAGGATAATATACGAGACATTCGTTTTCTGGGATGCGATCATGGGGGCGATCAACCCACCCTCACTGTGCCCGACAAGCCCGATCGCAGATCTGTCAATCTCACCTCTCGATCTCAGGTATTCGATGGCTGATCTGGCATCTCCCGCGAAATCGACAGAAGTAGCTGCTGAAAAATCTCCTGATGAACCTCCGACACCTCGATCGTCATATCTCAGGACAGCTATACCCTTCCGTGTGAGGTGATCCGATATGACTAGGAAGGGCCTGTGTCCCAGAACTTCCTCATTTCTGTCCTGCGGTCCTGAGCCGCTGATCAAGACCACCGCTGGAAAGACTCCGCTATTTTCTGGGATAGTAAGGGTCCCTGCCAGATCGATCCCGGCATCTTCGTTCCTGAATACGATCTCTTCCTCTCTGTATGGATAGGGGCTGACTGGATCCTGCGGCTTTTTATCCGACGGCATATCGATGTCTTTGGAAAGTACCAGAGGCAAAATCATTCCAGACTGGAACCAGGTCCCGTCAAGCACTGAATTCGAGTGATCATGGAACGCACTGAACCGGCCATTCGCGACCGCGACCTCAATATGGATGCTGTCCCCGTCGATCAATACTGAAGAAACTGGAATGCCCTTTGCGCCCTGGTCCGGGCTGTCGAGTGTAGCTGTGTATGTACCCGCTCCGGTCTTTGTCAGGTTGAAGATTATCCGCAGTCTGGCTCCCTGCAATTCCAGATATCCCCCCCAGGCGCCGCTTAAATCATACTGCAGGCTCTCCCCTGTCCTTCCCTCCACTGAAACCCCTGAAAACAATGAGAAAACCAGCAAAACACCTAATAGGAATACAGAAACGTTCTTTCCCGTTGTCTTTTTCAATACGACCTCCACTGATCAGGATTGCAACTACCCCTCATACACAGGAAGTGGCAGATCTATTCATGCGCACTCTTATCCGACCGTACAAGACCGATCAGCAGTTTTCCAATCCTGGTGTTTTCGTATATTCCTGAAAAATCTTCCGCCAAAGGCCCATCAGCAAAAAGAGGTAC
This genomic interval carries:
- a CDS encoding helix-turn-helix transcriptional regulator, translating into MDTKVENRIRNFRKEHGLTQEELASAVDVSRQTIISIEKGKYIPSLPLALRIARYFTVSTDDIFRIEE
- a CDS encoding T9SS type A sorting domain-containing protein — encoded protein: MTGKSIFKTIVVCLSAIFIFSGLSSAARDDDMSSIEEVQRRIDRNGYGWIAGKTSLSELTAEEFLSMCRAKVPIELERRINSRPATVDDRPFLMAAPSTWDWRDSGIVSSVKNQGGCGSCWDFAAFGALEAVILQNEAIEYDLSEQQVLSCRTQGSGCNGGWYSWAWEYISEYGAVLETCMPYQADDDVPCTDALCTKVASAGEWYDVPNNVESIKQAVMISPVATTFTVYDDFRDYIGGCYEHADEEPINHAVVIVGWDDMMCGGEGAWLIKNSWGTGWGLDGYFWIKYGSCRVGYATQRITYNPGDRLVYHGMEIDDSLGDGDGRPDPGETVVLEVTLFCEPVSSSRTGVTVILQSQDDLVEIIQPASVYPDFQPGDQYAGITDFQLTISEFAAPGAIVEFQIDVSADGGSYTGSDTFEVMIGDIPILLVDDDAGSNYDDYFSTALLNNGYLFDKWSEDDLGYPSVALMNKYSAIVWLTGISGDIEAENRTSISGYLELGGRMLMSGQDIGWQLNNEGFVAEIVFYNAYMHADYIQDDSGFRTLTGISGDPIGDGLSFGIGGGDGSGNQDWPSEIEPRTGASGILEYSAGTEAGLRYAGFHRMVYLAFGLEAINTSSVRDTLMARSLEWLVDTWPDLEQPSVVLAYPVGGEELEADDLCTITWTASDNIGVTSIDIIRSFDAGVTYPDTVSLGEPNDGSFEWTVPDSASTASRIMIIARDDAGLAMYDESGDFTTSSVTSAIPDIAGFMLRQNVPNPFNPVTTIRFDVPFKSNVKISVFNVNGQLVRDLADKVFEAGRREIVWDGRDMTGSMSASGVYFCRMSAGDQIQTRKMVLLR
- a CDS encoding alpha/beta fold hydrolase is translated as MKKTTGKNVSVFLLGVLLVFSLFSGVSVEGRTGESLQYDLSGAWGGYLELQGARLRIIFNLTKTGAGTYTATLDSPDQGAKGIPVSSVLIDGDSIHIEVAVANGRFSAFHDHSNSVLDGTWFQSGMILPLVLSKDIDMPSDKKPQDPVSPYPYREEEIVFRNEDAGIDLAGTLTIPENSGVFPAVVLISGSGPQDRNEEVLGHRPFLVISDHLTRKGIAVLRYDDRGVGGSSGDFSAATSVDFAGDARSAIEYLRSRGEIDRSAIGLVGHSEGGLIAPMIASQKTNVSYIILLGGPGLNGGDILLLQSELIFMASGFEQDLVDRLMEQKRLEHSIILGENNSALAKEKMIEASSAFLSSYTQDELVKIGYKPGIIEQRADIYLTSWFRFFMSYDPAPAISRLSCSVLALWGEKDLQVPPVENISAIRKALEAGGNSDYQLKVFPGLNHLFQHCDSGSPSEYASIAETFSPEVLDFISSWILEKTGDTKH